One Agrobacterium vaccinii DNA window includes the following coding sequences:
- the ettA gene encoding energy-dependent translational throttle protein EttA has product MARQFIYHMSGLNKSYGAKKILENVNLSFYPDAKIGILGPNGAGKSTVLRIIAGQDKEFTGEAWLAEGATVGYLEQEPHLDETKTAFENVMVGVADKTAVLERYNELMMNYSDETADEGAKLQDIIDSQNLWDLEQQVEMAMEALRCPPKESDVSLLSGGERRRIALCRLLLSKPDLLLLDEPTNHLDAETIAWLEKHLRDYPGAVMMITHDRYFLDNVTGWILELDRGRGIPYEGNYSAYLTAKAKRMQQEAREDAGRQKAISREQEWIASSPKARQAKSKARIKSYEQLVDAADKQRPGDAQIIIPVSERLGQVVIEMEGIVKGFEGRTLINDLSIKLPPGGIVGIIGPNGAGKTTLFKMITGQEKPDSGSVRIGETVQLGYVDQSRDALDGSKTVWEEISGGAEVIKLGKFDMNSRAYCGAFNFKGGDQQQKVGNLSGGQRNRVHLAKMLKAGGNVLLLDEPTNDLDTETLGALETALENFAGCAIIISHDRMFLDRLATHILAFEGDGHVEWFEGNFEDYEQDKIRRLGADALNPGSQAYKRLTR; this is encoded by the coding sequence ATGGCACGCCAATTCATCTACCACATGTCGGGGCTGAACAAGTCTTACGGCGCAAAGAAGATTCTCGAGAACGTCAACCTGTCGTTCTACCCCGATGCCAAGATCGGTATTCTCGGCCCCAACGGTGCCGGTAAGTCCACGGTGCTGCGCATCATCGCCGGTCAGGACAAGGAATTCACCGGTGAAGCCTGGCTGGCCGAAGGTGCGACCGTCGGTTACCTCGAGCAGGAACCGCATCTGGACGAGACCAAGACCGCGTTCGAAAACGTCATGGTGGGCGTGGCCGACAAGACGGCTGTGCTTGAGCGTTACAACGAACTGATGATGAACTATTCCGATGAGACCGCCGATGAAGGTGCCAAGCTTCAGGACATCATCGACAGCCAGAACCTGTGGGATCTGGAACAGCAGGTCGAAATGGCGATGGAAGCCCTGCGCTGCCCGCCAAAAGAGAGCGACGTTTCCCTGCTATCGGGTGGTGAGCGCCGTCGTATCGCGCTTTGCCGTCTGCTTCTGTCCAAGCCGGACCTGTTGCTGCTCGACGAACCGACCAACCACCTTGACGCCGAAACCATCGCATGGCTCGAAAAGCACCTGCGCGATTACCCCGGCGCCGTGATGATGATTACCCACGATAGATACTTCCTGGATAACGTCACAGGCTGGATTCTCGAGCTCGACCGTGGCCGTGGCATTCCTTACGAAGGCAACTATTCTGCGTATCTGACGGCGAAGGCCAAGCGCATGCAGCAGGAAGCCCGCGAAGACGCAGGCCGCCAGAAGGCGATTTCGCGCGAACAGGAATGGATCGCATCCAGCCCCAAGGCGCGTCAGGCCAAGTCGAAGGCGCGTATCAAGTCCTACGAGCAGCTGGTGGATGCCGCCGACAAGCAGCGCCCCGGCGACGCGCAGATCATCATTCCGGTGTCGGAACGTCTCGGCCAGGTGGTCATCGAGATGGAAGGCATCGTCAAGGGCTTCGAAGGCCGCACGCTGATCAACGATCTCTCGATCAAGCTGCCACCGGGCGGTATCGTCGGTATCATCGGCCCGAATGGTGCCGGTAAGACGACGCTGTTCAAGATGATCACTGGTCAGGAAAAGCCCGATAGCGGTTCGGTTCGCATCGGCGAGACCGTGCAGCTTGGCTATGTCGACCAGAGCCGTGATGCGCTGGATGGCAGCAAGACCGTCTGGGAAGAAATCTCCGGCGGTGCCGAAGTCATCAAGCTTGGCAAGTTCGACATGAACAGCCGTGCATATTGCGGTGCGTTCAACTTCAAGGGTGGCGACCAGCAGCAGAAGGTCGGCAACCTCTCCGGTGGTCAGCGCAACCGCGTGCACCTTGCCAAGATGCTGAAGGCGGGCGGCAACGTTCTCCTCCTCGACGAACCGACCAACGACCTTGATACGGAAACACTCGGCGCGCTGGAAACAGCGCTCGAAAACTTCGCTGGCTGCGCCATCATCATCAGCCATGATAGAATGTTCCTCGACCGCCTTGCCACCCACATCCTCGCCTTCGAAGGCGACGGCCATGTGGAATGGTTCGAAGGCAACTTCGAAGACTACGAACAGGACAAGATCCGCCGTCTGGGTGCAGATGCGCTGAATCCGGGCAGCCAGGCTTACAAGCGTTTGACACGGTGA